A region of Candidatus Omnitrophota bacterium DNA encodes the following proteins:
- the rplU gene encoding 50S ribosomal protein L21 — protein MYAVVSIGGKQYKVREGQEIKVERLPVKGKKVTLKDVLLLVNDKNIEIGKPFVPKARVICEVLGEKKAKKVVIFKYRRRKNYRKKIGHRQIITHLRIKEINVGKTEKEGEE, from the coding sequence ATGTATGCAGTTGTTTCCATAGGAGGTAAACAGTATAAAGTTAGAGAAGGACAGGAAATTAAGGTAGAAAGGTTGCCAGTTAAGGGAAAGAAGGTAACTTTAAAAGATGTGCTTCTATTGGTAAATGATAAAAATATAGAAATAGGAAAGCCTTTTGTTCCTAAAGCAAGGGTAATTTGTGAAGTTTTAGGCGAGAAGAAAGCAAAAAAGGTAGTGATTTTTAAATATCGGAGGAGAAAAAATTATCGTAAGAAAATTGGGCATAGACAGATTATTACACACTTGCGGATTAAGGAAATAAACGTAGGAAAAACGGAAAAGGAGGGTGAGGAGTAA
- the rpmA gene encoding 50S ribosomal protein L27: MAKGTSAGRNDRDSPGQRLGVKHYAGEYVSAGTILVRQRGTVFKPGLNVGKGKDYTLFAKKDGIVKFPKENLVCVVPKKE, translated from the coding sequence ATGGCTAAAGGAACTTCTGCAGGAAGGAACGACCGCGATAGTCCTGGTCAAAGGTTAGGAGTTAAACATTATGCAGGAGAGTATGTATCTGCAGGAACTATTCTGGTTAGACAGAGAGGAACGGTTTTCAAACCAGGCTTAAATGTAGGTAAAGGAAAAGACTATACTCTTTTTGCTAAGAAAGATGGTATAGTAAAATTCCCAAAGGAAAACTTAGTTTGTGTCGTTCCCAAAAAAGAATAA
- the mgtE gene encoding magnesium transporter, with amino-acid sequence MDVFALFLPEIKNFLAIKDFSSLKELLKKMHSIDIADGFKYLQDSEKIIVFKLLSIRKAIEVFEDLSSSEQQFILKNLDNQEASQVLNEMAPDERAKLFKELPPKTVKKLWSFLKEEEADDVRKLLTYKAGTAGSIMNTEFVELKKDMTARRAILTLQESQRSGQTKAIYSVYVTDEEHRLIGGVSLQNIITAPPDILIKEIMSDVNLIKINVNMGMQEVGRWFKKYDLLDAPVVDNENRLLGIITIDDVMDIIEKQTSREFYEVGKMSGLEIRYAEARSLDLVKRRAGWLILLLIFDFLTGTVLKTFEHALGTVVALTFFIPMLLDTGGNAGAQTAITIIRGLATGDVTFRNIWKVAKMELFASLFMGIIVGTVAFLRAFMLQQDVFLALVVGFTMASIILLAISTGLFLPILSKRIGLDPAALAGPITTSIVDIVGLIIYFKIAQFFLPILRN; translated from the coding sequence ATGGATGTTTTTGCCCTCTTTCTTCCTGAGATAAAGAATTTTTTAGCTATAAAAGACTTTTCATCGCTTAAAGAACTTTTGAAAAAGATGCATTCCATAGACATTGCTGACGGCTTTAAATATCTCCAAGATAGCGAAAAGATTATTGTTTTCAAATTGTTAAGTATTCGTAAAGCAATAGAAGTTTTTGAAGACTTATCTTCCTCAGAACAACAATTTATCCTTAAAAATCTAGATAATCAAGAAGCCTCCCAGGTTTTGAACGAGATGGCTCCCGATGAAAGAGCAAAATTATTTAAGGAATTACCTCCTAAAACAGTAAAGAAACTCTGGTCATTTTTGAAGGAAGAAGAAGCAGATGATGTGCGCAAGCTTCTTACCTATAAAGCAGGAACCGCGGGTTCCATAATGAATACAGAGTTTGTGGAGTTAAAGAAAGATATGACTGCTCGTCGGGCAATCCTTACGCTACAGGAAAGTCAGCGTTCAGGTCAAACCAAAGCAATATATTCTGTATATGTAACGGATGAAGAACATAGATTAATCGGTGGAGTTAGTTTACAGAATATTATTACTGCCCCACCGGATATTCTTATAAAAGAGATTATGAGTGATGTAAATCTCATCAAGATAAATGTAAATATGGGAATGCAAGAGGTGGGTAGATGGTTTAAGAAATACGATTTGCTGGATGCTCCGGTAGTGGATAATGAGAATAGGCTCTTGGGTATAATTACTATAGATGATGTTATGGATATAATTGAAAAGCAGACCTCACGGGAATTTTATGAAGTTGGTAAAATGTCAGGTTTAGAGATTCGCTATGCCGAAGCACGTTCTTTAGACCTGGTAAAGCGTAGAGCGGGATGGTTGATTTTGCTTCTGATTTTTGATTTTTTAACTGGTACGGTGTTAAAAACTTTTGAACATGCCTTGGGGACAGTGGTTGCTTTGACATTTTTTATCCCGATGCTCTTAGATACAGGAGGTAATGCAGGGGCACAAACTGCAATTACTATAATTCGGGGTTTAGCCACCGGGGATGTTACCTTTCGTAATATCTGGAAAGTTGCCAAGATGGAGTTATTTGCTTCTTTATTCATGGGAATTATCGTTGGGACAGTGGCTTTCTTGAGAGCATTTATGTTGCAACAGGATGTTTTCCTTGCTTTGGTAGTAGGTTTTACTATGGCAAGTATAATTTTACTGGCTATTTCCACCGGACTTTTTCTACCTATTCTTTCCAAGAGAATTGGGCTCGACCCTGCAGCTTTAGCAGGACCAATTACTACCAGCATTGTAGATATTGTAGGACTTATAATTTACTTTAAAATCGCACAATTTTTCTTGCCTATTTTAAGAAATTAA
- a CDS encoding cofactor-independent phosphoglycerate mutase codes for MKYVFLVGDGMQDFPLQELEGKTPLEVAKTPNMDYIARNGRVGWVRTIPHQMQAGSDVAIMSLLGYNPKEYYKGRGPLEAANLGVDLKEEEIAFRCNLVTVENGVMMDYSAGHISTHEAKVLIEILNQKLSTEYFHFYPGVSYRHIMISKEIGEELRCTPPHDITGKKIDKFLPQGKDAEIIIELMQSSRRVLISHEINRVRIDLKENPANMIWLWGQGKKPRLPKFSEKYSVEGNVISAVDLIKGLGRIIGLDPINVDGATGYYDTNYIGKAEAALEVLQDKDFVFVHVEAPDEAGHNGDLRAKISVIERFDSLVVGTVLKKLEGKEDFRILVSSDHPTPLAIRTHSSEPVFFAMFGEGIGKDDVEEFNEKSAQATSWKIEDGYKLLESFIAR; via the coding sequence ATGAAATATGTATTTTTAGTTGGTGATGGAATGCAAGATTTTCCTCTTCAGGAGTTAGAAGGAAAAACACCTTTGGAGGTAGCTAAGACGCCAAATATGGATTACATTGCGCGGAATGGTAGAGTAGGTTGGGTAAGAACTATTCCTCACCAGATGCAGGCTGGTTCTGATGTAGCAATTATGTCGCTATTGGGATATAATCCCAAGGAGTATTACAAAGGACGTGGTCCTCTGGAAGCAGCTAATTTAGGTGTAGATTTAAAAGAAGAGGAAATTGCCTTCAGGTGTAATTTAGTTACCGTGGAGAATGGAGTAATGATGGATTATAGCGCAGGACATATTAGCACTCACGAGGCAAAAGTCTTGATAGAAATTCTCAATCAAAAACTCTCTACTGAGTATTTTCATTTTTATCCGGGAGTAAGTTACAGACATATAATGATTTCCAAAGAGATAGGCGAGGAACTAAGATGCACTCCCCCCCACGATATTACGGGTAAAAAAATTGACAAATTCTTACCCCAAGGAAAGGATGCAGAAATAATTATTGAATTGATGCAAAGTTCGCGAAGGGTTTTAATAAGTCATGAAATAAACCGAGTAAGGATTGACCTTAAAGAGAACCCTGCTAATATGATTTGGCTTTGGGGACAGGGTAAGAAACCACGATTGCCTAAATTTTCAGAGAAATACAGCGTGGAAGGGAATGTAATTTCTGCAGTCGACTTAATTAAAGGATTAGGTAGGATAATCGGGCTTGATCCGATTAATGTTGATGGAGCTACAGGATATTATGATACCAATTATATAGGAAAAGCAGAAGCTGCTTTAGAAGTTCTACAGGATAAGGATTTTGTTTTTGTCCATGTGGAAGCTCCCGATGAAGCAGGACACAATGGGGATTTAAGGGCAAAGATTTCTGTGATAGAGAGATTTGATTCTCTGGTAGTGGGTACAGTGTTAAAAAAACTGGAAGGGAAGGAAGATTTTCGTATTTTAGTAAGTTCGGATCACCCTACTCCTTTGGCTATCCGTACTCATTCTTCCGAACCAGTTTTTTTTGCTATGTTCGGTGAAGGCATAGGTAAAGATGATGTGGAAGAGTTTAATGAAAAAAGTGCACAGGCAACCAGTTGGAAGATAGAAGATGGTTATAAGTTGCTAGAGAGTTTTATAGCGAGATGA
- a CDS encoding hemolysin family protein, whose amino-acid sequence MDILFIIFFIFFLGIFSFFFSAWETAILSLNKLRIRSYVNQGKRRAEIVYNILTHLDRFIVTILVSNNFVNIALSALGAALFIYLFGQKFGILISTIAISFFILIFCEITPKIIATKYPEAIALKFAYFIKFLIKLVQPLAHFFTYLSNGIIKLLGVETKKRSPLVTEEEIRLMIELGREEGILLEEERKLIHHIFEFGDTLVKDVMIPREKMVCVELNASEETLLDLLIEKGHTRIPVYKETLDNIVGIIYAKDLPFMWKNGSLIIIADIMHPAYFVSLNKKVSELLQDFQKMKIQIAIVRNDVNKVMGLVTLEDILEEIVGEIEESPR is encoded by the coding sequence ATGGATATTTTATTTATCATCTTTTTTATTTTTTTTCTAGGAATTTTTTCCTTCTTTTTCTCTGCTTGGGAAACAGCCATTCTTTCATTAAATAAATTAAGAATTCGTTCTTATGTAAATCAGGGGAAACGCCGGGCAGAAATTGTATACAATATACTTACTCATTTAGATAGATTTATCGTCACTATTTTAGTGAGTAACAATTTTGTAAATATCGCTCTCTCTGCTTTAGGAGCAGCATTATTTATATATCTATTCGGACAGAAATTTGGGATATTAATCTCAACTATAGCCATTTCTTTCTTTATCCTAATTTTTTGTGAAATTACTCCTAAAATCATTGCTACTAAATATCCGGAGGCAATTGCTTTAAAATTCGCCTACTTTATAAAATTTTTGATTAAATTAGTTCAGCCATTAGCGCATTTTTTTACTTACCTAAGTAACGGGATTATAAAACTATTAGGAGTGGAGACTAAGAAACGTTCTCCATTAGTTACTGAAGAGGAGATTCGTTTAATGATTGAGTTAGGGAGAGAGGAGGGAATTCTTTTAGAAGAGGAAAGAAAGCTTATACATCACATATTTGAATTTGGTGATACCCTAGTTAAGGATGTGATGATTCCGCGTGAAAAAATGGTTTGTGTGGAATTAAATGCAAGTGAAGAGACCCTTTTAGATCTATTGATAGAAAAAGGCCATACACGCATTCCTGTATATAAAGAAACTCTCGATAATATAGTAGGAATTATTTATGCCAAAGACCTGCCTTTTATGTGGAAAAATGGTTCTTTGATTATTATTGCGGACATCATGCACCCTGCTTATTTTGTTTCTCTAAATAAAAAAGTTTCGGAATTACTACAAGATTTTCAGAAAATGAAGATTCAAATTGCCATTGTACGTAATGATGTTAATAAAGTTATGGGGCTGGTGACTTTAGAGGATATTCTTGAAGAGATTGTAGGCGAAATTGAAGAGAGTCCACGCTGA
- the proB gene encoding glutamate 5-kinase, which produces MRKNIIQGLKKMVIKIGTSVLTTNAIIDRAKIERIVEDISTLLNKGIKVCLVSSGAISSGMSVLGLRTRPKNLPQLQATAAVGQRYLMDLYADAFQKHNRTVAQILLTQEDLRERNRYLNARNTIYTLLEKKIIPIINENDTVAVEEIKFGDNDRLSALVASLIGANLLIILSDVDGFYMGHNLLSTVKEFTPELEKFACGTKSKELCVGGMSTKLEAVKICSRAGIPCILANGNRPGILDKVISGENVGTLFLPQGKKLASRKQWILFNLKPKGRIYIDKGAVEAILGKGKSLLPAGIVKVEGEFFDTDLVSIFDIETKKEIAQGITNYAKVDLDKIKGLSNQEIEKVLGYKYYNEVIHRDNLVVL; this is translated from the coding sequence ATGCGTAAGAATATAATACAGGGTTTAAAAAAGATGGTGATAAAAATCGGTACAAGTGTTTTAACTACCAACGCCATTATTGACCGTGCCAAAATAGAACGGATAGTAGAAGATATTAGCACTTTGCTAAATAAGGGAATAAAGGTATGTTTAGTTTCTTCCGGTGCTATAAGCAGTGGTATGTCTGTTTTAGGTTTGAGGACAAGGCCCAAAAATCTTCCCCAGCTCCAGGCGACTGCTGCGGTGGGACAGAGATATTTAATGGATTTATACGCAGATGCTTTTCAAAAACATAATCGAACAGTGGCACAGATATTATTAACACAGGAAGATTTGAGGGAAAGGAATCGTTATTTAAATGCACGTAATACAATTTATACTCTGTTAGAGAAAAAAATTATTCCTATTATAAATGAGAATGATACCGTGGCGGTAGAGGAGATAAAGTTTGGAGATAATGACAGACTTTCCGCTTTGGTTGCCAGTTTAATTGGAGCCAATCTCCTTATTATACTTTCTGATGTTGATGGCTTCTATATGGGACATAATCTACTTTCAACAGTCAAAGAATTCACCCCTGAGTTAGAAAAATTTGCCTGCGGGACAAAAAGCAAAGAATTATGTGTGGGTGGTATGTCTACTAAACTCGAAGCAGTGAAGATTTGTTCACGGGCAGGTATACCCTGTATACTTGCTAATGGTAACCGTCCGGGAATATTGGATAAGGTTATAAGCGGTGAAAATGTTGGAACATTATTTTTACCTCAAGGGAAGAAACTTGCAAGCAGAAAACAGTGGATACTATTTAATTTAAAACCAAAAGGGAGAATCTACATTGATAAAGGGGCTGTTGAGGCAATATTGGGAAAAGGAAAAAGTCTTCTTCCCGCAGGTATAGTTAAAGTGGAGGGAGAGTTCTTCGATACGGATTTAGTGAGCATTTTTGATATAGAAACGAAAAAAGAAATTGCGCAGGGTATAACAAATTACGCAAAGGTGGATTTGGATAAAATAAAAGGATTAAGTAATCAGGAGATAGAAAAAGTTTTGGGTTATAAGTATTACAATGAAGTAATTCATCGAGATAATTTAGTAGTATTGTAA
- the obgE gene encoding GTPase ObgE, whose translation MKPIFIDYVEIEVEAGKGGSGCKSFFRSRYHRFPKPNGGDGGKGGDIVIVADNNIHTLIDLQYRKRFVAENGRGGGGNCKKGEDGKPCIIKVPIGTLVKDAKTGFILRDLTYSGEEVVVARGGRGGQGNGLRKPATPGLLGEKKRLILELKIIADVGIIGYPNVGKSTLLNRISSSRSKVADYPFTTKAPVLGCVKIEGEDFSFVAADMPGLIDGAHKGKGLGYQFLRHIERTKILLHVVDISQPHGRDAYTDYLSLNREISLYNFELGKRPQLVIANKIDIPGSAVNFKNFSEKLERKIYPVSALTGEGIESLLKAVKEMLS comes from the coding sequence ATGAAGCCAATTTTTATTGACTATGTGGAAATAGAAGTAGAAGCAGGAAAAGGTGGTAGTGGATGTAAGAGTTTTTTTCGTAGCCGTTACCATCGTTTTCCAAAGCCAAATGGAGGTGATGGCGGAAAAGGAGGAGATATAGTCATCGTTGCAGATAATAATATACATACACTTATTGATTTACAATACCGGAAGCGTTTTGTGGCAGAGAATGGTCGAGGTGGGGGAGGAAATTGTAAGAAAGGGGAAGATGGGAAGCCTTGTATTATAAAAGTTCCTATTGGAACTTTAGTTAAGGATGCTAAAACAGGTTTTATTCTTCGTGACCTTACCTATTCTGGTGAGGAGGTGGTGGTAGCCCGAGGTGGAAGAGGAGGCCAAGGCAATGGTCTGAGAAAACCCGCTACCCCGGGATTATTGGGAGAAAAAAAGAGATTGATTTTGGAATTAAAAATAATTGCCGATGTGGGAATTATTGGCTACCCTAATGTTGGCAAATCTACTTTGTTGAATCGCATTTCATCTTCTCGTTCCAAAGTGGCAGATTACCCTTTTACTACCAAAGCACCTGTTTTAGGTTGTGTGAAAATAGAGGGTGAAGATTTTTCCTTTGTGGCGGCAGATATGCCTGGTTTAATCGATGGTGCACATAAAGGTAAAGGATTAGGATATCAATTTTTGAGACATATTGAAAGGACAAAAATTTTACTACACGTGGTAGATATTTCCCAACCACACGGTAGAGATGCTTACACAGATTATCTTAGTTTAAATAGAGAAATTTCTTTATACAATTTTGAATTGGGTAAGAGGCCTCAACTTGTGATAGCGAACAAAATAGACATTCCGGGGAGTGCTGTTAATTTTAAAAATTTCTCAGAAAAATTAGAAAGAAAAATATATCCTGTATCTGCTCTTACTGGGGAAGGGATAGAATCACTGTTAAAAGCAGTTAAAGAAATGTTGAGTTGA
- the nadD gene encoding nicotinate-nucleotide adenylyltransferase, with amino-acid sequence MLRIGILGGTFNPIHLGHLILAEEAYRILGLNKVIFVPCYLPPHKSYRGLISAQHRLAMIKEAIKGNNHFTVSDIELREKEISYTFKTLQKFRRIFPRYTKIFLIVGSDAIRELTHWKNFKTIIEMSKIIIAKRTNFPVDKKPHWARIIKIPQIEISSSEIRSRIKKEITISYLVPCAVEKYIEKNRLYRNA; translated from the coding sequence ATGTTGAGAATCGGTATTTTAGGGGGGACTTTTAATCCTATTCATTTAGGGCATCTTATTCTTGCTGAGGAGGCGTATAGAATTCTTGGCCTAAATAAAGTTATTTTTGTTCCCTGTTATCTGCCTCCCCACAAGAGTTATAGAGGTTTAATTTCAGCACAACATCGGTTGGCGATGATAAAAGAGGCAATTAAGGGAAATAATCATTTTACTGTTTCCGATATTGAATTAAGAGAAAAAGAAATCTCTTATACATTTAAAACACTCCAAAAATTTAGAAGAATTTTTCCCCGCTATACCAAAATATTTCTCATCGTGGGTTCAGATGCAATAAGAGAATTAACGCATTGGAAAAACTTTAAGACCATAATAGAGATGTCAAAAATTATAATTGCTAAACGAACAAACTTTCCCGTAGATAAAAAACCGCATTGGGCAAGAATAATAAAAATTCCTCAGATAGAAATCTCTTCTTCCGAGATTCGCAGTAGAATTAAAAAAGAAATTACAATCAGTTATTTAGTCCCTTGTGCAGTAGAAAAGTATATAGAAAAAAATAGACTATACAGAAATGCATAA
- a CDS encoding carbon starvation protein A, with protein sequence MNTLNIVLITFLLFLGGYILYGRYLSKTFNVDSRRPTPAQVKKDGIDCIASCHWTILFGHHFSSIAGAGPIVGPVIAVALWGWGPGLLWIVLGTIFLGGVHDFGSLMVSVRHDARSVADVAEDLIGRRAKIIFSVFVLLALILVIAVFAVLSAKTFVIQPEIVIPSLGLIPLAILVGMSLYRFRVNQILITFIGLGLLVVFLFLGSLFPVKIPLAQSLYFWIAVLFLYSYFASVVPVNILLQPRDYLSSFLLIFGLISGYMGIFLSPPHINLPVFISWRTKSGELWPMLFVTIACGAISGFHSLIASGTTSKQIATERDARKIGYGAMVMEGLVAVMAVLVIIAGFPSQNILNKVLENRGGPIGAFGEGFGRLTNSFLGMYGSSFAVLILNAFILTTLDTATRIGRYLTTELFRIRNRYLSTFIVVILSAFLALTGKWEKLWPIFGASNQLVAALALIVIATWLLSQKRKFYFVAIPAVFMLFTTVGALALQFRHFLKEGNFLLSGISIVLILSVLFICWEAKKVLLKR encoded by the coding sequence ATGAATACCTTAAATATCGTCTTAATTACTTTTCTTTTGTTTTTAGGAGGATACATTTTATATGGTAGATATTTAAGTAAAACATTTAACGTAGATTCCCGACGGCCTACACCTGCACAGGTAAAAAAAGACGGAATTGATTGTATTGCTTCTTGTCACTGGACAATTCTTTTTGGGCATCACTTTTCCTCAATTGCTGGAGCGGGTCCAATTGTTGGACCAGTGATAGCAGTTGCTTTATGGGGATGGGGTCCAGGTTTACTCTGGATTGTTTTAGGTACAATTTTCTTAGGAGGAGTACACGATTTCGGTTCACTTATGGTTTCCGTGCGTCACGATGCTCGTTCAGTAGCAGATGTAGCGGAAGACCTTATCGGTAGACGAGCAAAGATTATATTTTCAGTTTTTGTTTTACTTGCCCTTATCTTGGTTATTGCAGTATTTGCGGTGCTTTCTGCTAAAACATTTGTGATTCAACCCGAAATTGTAATTCCTTCTTTAGGTTTGATTCCACTGGCTATTTTAGTGGGGATGAGTTTATATAGATTTAGAGTAAATCAAATTCTGATTACTTTTATAGGCTTGGGATTATTAGTCGTTTTTTTATTTTTAGGAAGTTTATTTCCGGTAAAGATTCCTTTAGCACAAAGTCTTTATTTTTGGATAGCGGTGTTGTTTTTATACAGTTATTTTGCATCTGTGGTACCAGTAAATATACTTTTACAACCCCGCGACTATCTTTCTAGTTTCTTATTAATCTTCGGGTTAATTTCTGGATATATGGGGATATTCTTATCTCCTCCACATATAAATTTGCCAGTTTTTATTTCATGGCGTACAAAAAGTGGCGAGCTTTGGCCGATGCTCTTTGTTACTATAGCTTGTGGAGCAATATCAGGATTCCATTCATTAATTGCTTCGGGAACCACCTCTAAACAAATTGCTACTGAACGGGATGCGAGAAAAATTGGCTATGGAGCAATGGTCATGGAGGGTTTGGTAGCGGTTATGGCAGTTTTAGTAATTATAGCAGGATTTCCCTCACAAAATATTTTGAATAAAGTTTTAGAGAATAGAGGAGGACCGATTGGGGCTTTTGGTGAAGGTTTTGGGAGATTAACAAATTCTTTTTTAGGGATGTACGGTAGTAGTTTTGCCGTACTTATTCTTAATGCCTTTATCTTAACCACCTTAGATACCGCTACAAGAATTGGCAGATATCTTACCACCGAACTTTTCAGAATTAGAAATAGATATTTATCTACCTTTATTGTGGTTATTTTGAGCGCATTTCTTGCCCTTACAGGAAAATGGGAGAAACTTTGGCCTATTTTTGGAGCTTCTAATCAGTTGGTAGCGGCTTTAGCGTTAATAGTAATTGCCACTTGGTTACTTTCTCAGAAAAGAAAGTTTTATTTTGTTGCTATTCCCGCCGTTTTTATGCTTTTTACAACGGTGGGAGCGTTGGCTTTACAATTTAGACATTTTCTGAAAGAAGGAAATTTTTTATTAAGCGGTATATCCATAGTTTTAATTTTATCAGTACTTTTTATATGCTGGGAGGCAAAAAAAGTATTGTTAAAAAGATAG
- a CDS encoding glutamate-5-semialdehyde dehydrogenase, with product MSIKEQVLKVAQRAKSSVGRLSILTTEVKNTALKEMADTLIKNTDYLIKENLKDIKLAKKRNLSSSFIDRLKLNDKRIKEMADALEEIAELPDPVGEIIDMWRRPNGLIIAKMRVPIGVVGIIYESRPNVTSDCIGLCLKSGNSVILRGGSEALRSNLAIFKLLQEISKKSGIPEGAIQIVNTTDRKAVEILLSLSEYIDLIIPRGGESLIKEVTEKSKIPVIKHYKGVCHIFVDEFADLNIAIKVCLNAKIQRPSTCNAMETMLVHKKIAKEFLPQIALEFKKAGVKIKGCYQTKRILRDIESANENDFYTEWLDLVLSVKIVNNIDEAIAHISKYGTQHSDAIITEDDKNALRFLKEIDSAAVYVNTSTRFTDGYQFGLGAEMGISTNRIHCRGPMGLRELTTYKYVVLGNGQIRT from the coding sequence ATGTCTATAAAAGAACAAGTCTTAAAAGTTGCTCAGCGAGCAAAATCTTCTGTAGGACGGTTATCAATTCTTACTACGGAAGTCAAGAATACCGCCTTAAAAGAAATGGCAGATACTCTAATAAAAAACACAGATTATCTTATAAAAGAGAATCTTAAAGATATAAAATTGGCTAAAAAAAGAAATCTTTCCTCTTCTTTTATTGACAGACTCAAACTGAATGATAAAAGAATTAAGGAGATGGCTGATGCGTTAGAAGAAATTGCAGAACTTCCCGACCCTGTAGGTGAGATTATAGACATGTGGAGAAGGCCTAATGGATTAATTATTGCCAAAATGCGTGTTCCTATTGGTGTGGTTGGTATTATTTACGAATCACGGCCGAATGTTACTTCTGATTGTATCGGACTTTGTCTCAAGTCTGGTAATAGCGTGATTTTAAGAGGGGGATCGGAAGCCCTGAGGTCTAATTTAGCAATATTTAAATTACTTCAGGAAATAAGCAAAAAAAGCGGTATTCCAGAGGGAGCAATTCAAATTGTTAATACTACCGATAGAAAAGCAGTTGAAATTCTTTTAAGTTTAAGTGAGTATATAGACCTTATTATTCCCCGCGGAGGGGAGAGTTTAATAAAAGAGGTTACGGAAAAGTCAAAAATTCCTGTTATTAAGCACTATAAAGGAGTTTGCCATATTTTTGTAGATGAGTTTGCAGATTTGAATATAGCAATAAAAGTTTGTTTAAATGCAAAGATACAGAGACCATCTACATGCAATGCTATGGAAACAATGCTTGTGCATAAGAAAATCGCTAAAGAATTCTTACCCCAAATAGCTCTTGAATTTAAGAAAGCAGGTGTAAAGATTAAAGGGTGTTATCAAACCAAAAGAATTTTGAGAGATATAGAATCAGCTAATGAAAATGATTTCTATACCGAGTGGCTTGATTTAGTTCTTTCAGTAAAGATTGTCAATAATATTGATGAGGCTATTGCTCACATCTCTAAATATGGCACACAGCATTCCGACGCTATTATTACAGAAGACGATAAAAATGCTCTGCGTTTTTTAAAAGAGATTGATTCAGCGGCAGTTTATGTAAACACGTCAACGCGTTTTACCGATGGTTATCAGTTTGGATTGGGAGCGGAGATGGGTATTTCTACGAATAGAATTCACTGTCGTGGCCCTATGGGTTTGAGAGAACTTACTACCTATAAATATGTTGTGCTTGGGAATGGGCAGATCCGCACTTGA